Part of the Catalinimonas alkaloidigena genome is shown below.
AGCATGGTGCGTGACCTGGTGGAGCAATCCGTGAATCTGGTAAAATCCCGAAAAAAAGAAGATGTACAGGAAAAAGCAGCTGAAGCAGTAGAAGAAATTATACTGGATGCGCTTATCCCACCTGTAAAAGGAAATACGCCTAAGTCTACTGCAGCTCGTATTGGTTTTGAGAAAGAAGAAAACGAAGAGAACCTGAGCGATGCTGAATTAAACCACAGGACCCGTGAGCGTTTCCGGGAAAAAATTAAAAACGGAGATATTGACGATCGTAAGATAGAAATCAATGTGAAGCAAAGTTCCTCTCCCGGTGTAGGCATGATCGGCGGCGGCATGATGGATGAATCTTCCATGATGAACCTGCAGGAGATGCTCAGTGGTATGATGCCTAAAAAGAACAAAAAAAGAAAAGTTACCATAGGCGAAGCCAAAAAATTGTTGCTGGAAGAAGAAGCTTCTAAACTGATAGATATGGATGAAGTGAAGGAAGAAGCAATACACAAGGCTGAGAATACCGGTATTATTTTCGTGGATGAGATAGATAAGATCGCTGCCGGAGGTGGCGACCGTAAAGGCAGTGGTGGTGCTGACGTGAGTAGAGAAGGTGTGCAGCGAGACTTACTACCTATCGTAGAAGGTAGTGCGGTCAATACTAAATATGGTATTGTGCATACTGACCATATTTTGTTTATTGCTGCGGGCGCTTTTCATGTGGCCAAGCCTTCGGATCTGATTCCTGAGCTCCAGGGGCGTTTTCCCATTCGTGTTGAGCTAAGTGATCTGACTAGAGAAGATTTTGCCCAGATTCTTCGTGAACCTAAAAACGCGCTTACCAAGCAGTACGAAGCACTGTTCACTGCGGAGAATGTGGAACTTAAGTTTCAGGAAGACGCGCTGGATGAGATCGCTAACATTGCTTTTCAGATCAACTCTGAGATAGAAAATATTGGCGCCAGAAGGCTGCATACCGTGATGAGCCGTCTGCTCAACGATTTTCTCTTTGATGTGCCGGACAAGATTGAGCCTAATTCCAAGCTTATGGTCAATAAAGATATGGTAAGAGAAAGGCTGGAAAACCTGGTGCAAAACAAAGACCTGAGTCAATATATTTTATAAAGTAGACATTGGAGAGTGGTTGGTCAGGCTTTGAAAATTAGCAGCTAAATAATTTACCGCTGCCTGATCAACCACTGTTCATCAATCATTACCCAATTCTTACTCCCAAACAATCTAATCCCCGATTTCCATGCAACACTACTTCATCACTGGCACCAGCCGAGGCATAGGTAAGTCTTTAACGGAGAGAATTCTGCAGCAGCCCAACACTCAGGTACACGGTTTTTCTCGTCATCAGGAGGTTGAGCATGAGCGCTACCATCATCGGAAAGCTGATCTTGCGGGTATGGATTGGCTATTGAAGAATATTGATGGTTTTTTCCCCAACTTACCTTCAGCAGAGCGTATTGTGCTGATTAACAATGCCGGTATGCTGGGAGAAGTCAAATATGTGGGTGAACTGGAAAATCAGCAGTTTGTTGATCTTTTTAACCTCAATATTACCGCCCCGGCTATGCTTATGAATCAATTTATCAAAACCTACCGCAATCAGCCGGGCAAAAAATTAATTATCAATGTAAGCTCAGGAGCAGGTAAATATCCGGTAGATGGCTGGTCGGGCTATTGTGCTTCCAAAGCTGCGCTGGACATGCTGTCGCAGGTGACAAAAGCTGAACTTACCAAAAGGAACTTGAGTAAGGGCTTTAAAGTATATGCTCTGGCTCCAGGAGTCGTGGACACCGCCATGCAGGGCGAAATCCGTGAAGTCTCACAGGATAATTTCAGCAATATTGAAAAGTTTATCAATTACAAAAAAGAAGGCACCCTGGATGATGCCTCTTTTACTGCTGAAAAATTTATGGAGTTGATCAACAATACTGAACGCTTTGAAGAAGTGTTGCAGGACGTAAGACAATACTAACTATTGCTGCAGCGTATAACTGATCCCCATTTCAAGTCCTCTCAACTCTGCCAATCCCCTCAAGCGACCAATAGCAGTATAGCCAGGATTGGTTTTCTTATGTTGGTCATCCAGCATTTTATGTCCGTGATCGGGGCGCATGGGTATCTGATAATCTAATCTGCCATTTGCCTGGCGTTTACGAATCTCTTTCACTACTGCTTTCACTACCTGGTACATATTGGCACTGCCTTCCAGATGATTAGCCTCATAAAAGCTGCCATCAGGCTCACGCTGAACGCTACGCAGGTGCAAAAAGTGAATCTTGTCACCCAGTCTTTCCACCATTCCGGCAAGGTCATTACCTGGGTGAGCCCCGTAAGAACCAGTACAAAAGGTGAGGCCATTAGCAGCTGAGTCAACTGCCTCAAGTAAGGAAACAGCATCTGCTTCAGTGCTGACTACGCGGGGCAGGCCAAGCAAAGGACGGGGTGGATCATCAGGGTGGATGGCCATCTTTACACCGCTTTCTTCTGCTACAGGAATGATTTTTTTCAGGAAGTAGGCAAGGTTTTCTCTTAGCTTTCCTTCATCTATCGCTTTATACAGATCCAGTTGCTCCTGAAATTCTTCCAGGCTATAGTTTTTATCAGAACCGGGCAGGCCGGCAATGATACTTTGCTGCAACGTTAGCTTCTCCTGATCGCTTAATTTACTGAGGTAAGATTTGGCTTTTTCCTGAGTCTCTTGATCGTATTCCTTTTCAGCACCAGGACGTTTCAGTATGAGCAAATCAAATGCTGCAAAGGCAGTAGTATCAAAGCGAAGGGCAGTGGAACCATCTTCAATCAGAAATTCAAGGTTGGTTCTGGTCCAGTCCAGTACCGGCATAAAGTTATAGCAGATGGTAGGAATGCCACATTGACCAAGGTTGCTGATACACTGCTGAAACACCTCTATGTACTTGTCTCTACGGGGGCCAGCTGATTTGATTTCTTCAGCTACCGGCACACTCTCTACTACATTCCAGACCAGGCCTGCATCTTCAATGATTTTTTTTCTCTCCTGGATAGCTTCAACGGTCCATACCTGTCCTACGGGGATCTCGTGAAGGGCATTTACAATTCCTTTTGCACCCGCCTGTCTGATATCTGATAGGCTCACTGAGTCGTTGGGGCCATACCAGCGCCAACTTTGTTGCATACTCATAGAAAAAATAAGTTTGTAAGTAATATTGTCAAATATATGGGATTCTTACATAGTACCAATTCTGAACGAAAATTGAAAAAAAATTAGAGGAGGGTTCAAAAAGAAGATGTATGAAATGCTATATAAACAAAGTAAAATAAAGTATGAGAAAATTTATACCGTATAGGGTGTGCTAAAACGTAAATTTTATTTCCTGTTCCCTACACAAAAGCATAAAATTTTATTTTCATAACATCTTTTCCTCCATCTCGATAAGTGTAAGTCATTCATTATTACCTATCT
Proteins encoded:
- the hslU gene encoding ATP-dependent protease ATPase subunit HslU, with the translated sequence MIEANLTPRQIVAELDKYIIGQQDAKKNVAIALRNRWRRMNVKDEMQKEIVPNNILMIGTTGVGKTEIARRLAKIADAPFTKVEASKFTEVGYVGRDVESMVRDLVEQSVNLVKSRKKEDVQEKAAEAVEEIILDALIPPVKGNTPKSTAARIGFEKEENEENLSDAELNHRTRERFREKIKNGDIDDRKIEINVKQSSSPGVGMIGGGMMDESSMMNLQEMLSGMMPKKNKKRKVTIGEAKKLLLEEEASKLIDMDEVKEEAIHKAENTGIIFVDEIDKIAAGGGDRKGSGGADVSREGVQRDLLPIVEGSAVNTKYGIVHTDHILFIAAGAFHVAKPSDLIPELQGRFPIRVELSDLTREDFAQILREPKNALTKQYEALFTAENVELKFQEDALDEIANIAFQINSEIENIGARRLHTVMSRLLNDFLFDVPDKIEPNSKLMVNKDMVRERLENLVQNKDLSQYIL
- a CDS encoding SDR family NAD(P)-dependent oxidoreductase; protein product: MQHYFITGTSRGIGKSLTERILQQPNTQVHGFSRHQEVEHERYHHRKADLAGMDWLLKNIDGFFPNLPSAERIVLINNAGMLGEVKYVGELENQQFVDLFNLNITAPAMLMNQFIKTYRNQPGKKLIINVSSGAGKYPVDGWSGYCASKAALDMLSQVTKAELTKRNLSKGFKVYALAPGVVDTAMQGEIREVSQDNFSNIEKFINYKKEGTLDDASFTAEKFMELINNTERFEEVLQDVRQY
- the uxuA gene encoding mannonate dehydratase, which translates into the protein MSMQQSWRWYGPNDSVSLSDIRQAGAKGIVNALHEIPVGQVWTVEAIQERKKIIEDAGLVWNVVESVPVAEEIKSAGPRRDKYIEVFQQCISNLGQCGIPTICYNFMPVLDWTRTNLEFLIEDGSTALRFDTTAFAAFDLLILKRPGAEKEYDQETQEKAKSYLSKLSDQEKLTLQQSIIAGLPGSDKNYSLEEFQEQLDLYKAIDEGKLRENLAYFLKKIIPVAEESGVKMAIHPDDPPRPLLGLPRVVSTEADAVSLLEAVDSAANGLTFCTGSYGAHPGNDLAGMVERLGDKIHFLHLRSVQREPDGSFYEANHLEGSANMYQVVKAVVKEIRKRQANGRLDYQIPMRPDHGHKMLDDQHKKTNPGYTAIGRLRGLAELRGLEMGISYTLQQ